From the Psychrobacillus sp. FSL K6-4046 genome, one window contains:
- a CDS encoding MFS transporter, translated as MSVQKRNFIIMWFSIFLVSSTMTMIMPFLSLYINTMGDFTDAYVQKWSGLVFGATFVSALIMSPIWGRIADKYGYKPILIINGFGIALSVLLMGFINSVEAFFVLRLFMGVVTGFIPTSLAFISSQTARDVAGKTMGTLQMGSVSGTLFGPVIGGFMADTFGFQYTFIITATAVSIAALLVIIGIREQRRVKAKDEHEYSRKTVVSGIFHHRLILNVLMITSLIQIGLFSIQPLLSLYVSHLTDSSEVALLAGITFSATGVGSLLFARTWGKLGDSIGYEKVLSMLLLIAFVFIVPQAFVTELWQLMALRFLFGIASGGLIPVTTALIRREAPIEVQGELMGYNTSFRFLGNIIGPMFGGFISGFIGISSVFFVTGALFLIAFFILYFAGKKPVQDFEEVLHEEELHANTQ; from the coding sequence ATGAGCGTACAAAAACGTAACTTTATTATTATGTGGTTCTCCATTTTCTTAGTATCTAGCACCATGACGATGATCATGCCTTTCCTTTCCCTATATATTAATACGATGGGTGATTTTACAGATGCCTACGTGCAAAAATGGTCTGGTCTAGTATTTGGAGCTACCTTTGTTTCTGCACTTATTATGTCTCCTATATGGGGGAGAATAGCTGACAAATATGGTTATAAGCCAATTTTAATCATAAATGGATTCGGAATTGCGCTCAGCGTACTTTTAATGGGATTCATAAATTCGGTAGAAGCATTCTTTGTTCTTCGATTGTTTATGGGTGTTGTAACTGGTTTTATTCCAACTTCACTGGCATTTATCAGCTCTCAGACAGCAAGGGATGTTGCAGGCAAGACCATGGGCACGTTACAAATGGGTAGTGTATCTGGTACATTATTCGGGCCTGTCATAGGCGGGTTTATGGCTGATACGTTTGGTTTTCAATACACATTTATTATTACAGCTACAGCAGTATCTATAGCTGCACTCCTAGTTATTATAGGGATTAGAGAACAACGTCGGGTTAAAGCGAAGGATGAGCATGAATATTCTAGAAAGACGGTCGTTTCTGGTATTTTTCATCATCGTCTAATACTTAATGTCCTAATGATTACGTCTTTAATACAAATAGGACTTTTTAGTATTCAGCCTCTTCTCTCCCTATATGTCTCCCATTTAACTGACTCCAGTGAAGTTGCTCTTTTAGCCGGCATAACCTTTAGTGCTACTGGTGTAGGTAGTCTTCTTTTCGCCAGAACATGGGGCAAGCTTGGAGACTCGATTGGCTATGAAAAGGTTCTATCTATGCTACTACTTATTGCTTTTGTGTTCATCGTTCCGCAAGCCTTTGTTACCGAGCTGTGGCAACTGATGGCTCTACGCTTCCTATTTGGGATTGCTTCAGGTGGTCTAATACCAGTGACTACTGCCTTGATTCGACGAGAAGCACCAATCGAAGTTCAAGGAGAGCTTATGGGATACAACACAAGCTTCCGCTTCTTAGGTAATATTATAGGTCCGATGTTTGGTGGATTTATTAGTGGGTTTATCGGTATATCCTCTGTTTTCTTCGTTACGGGTGCCCTATTCCTGATAGCTTTCTTCATACTCTATTTCGCCGGTAAGAAACCCGTCCAAGACTTTGAAGAAGTGCTTCATGAGGAAGAACTACACGCTAATACACAATAA
- a CDS encoding peptidylprolyl isomerase, whose protein sequence is MLKKLIILCLFTMLFVSACGSDSAETEKDNKKETTKEESAVTTDTQQEGELITYPQLSTEVAKNEALVQMNTSLGAIKIKLFPEEAPKTVENFLTKAEEGYYEGVIFHRVIEDFMIQGGDPTGTGAGGESIYGESFEDEFTMNLFNFNGALSMANAGPNTNGSQFFIVQASPQAGMAEQLIKGGWPEEVAKAYEEKGGTPNLDQKHTVFGQVIEGMDVVNEIAKVETGENDKPVEDILIQSIEVIQK, encoded by the coding sequence ATGTTGAAAAAATTAATTATTTTATGTTTATTTACTATGCTCTTCGTTTCAGCTTGTGGAAGTGATTCAGCTGAGACTGAAAAAGACAATAAAAAAGAAACAACAAAAGAAGAATCTGCTGTTACTACTGATACCCAACAAGAGGGCGAATTAATCACATATCCGCAACTTTCAACAGAAGTGGCGAAAAATGAAGCTTTAGTCCAAATGAACACTTCTTTAGGAGCAATTAAAATTAAATTGTTTCCAGAAGAAGCACCGAAAACGGTGGAAAACTTTTTAACTAAAGCAGAAGAAGGCTACTATGAGGGTGTTATCTTCCATCGGGTCATTGAAGACTTTATGATTCAAGGTGGAGACCCTACTGGAACTGGAGCAGGTGGAGAGAGTATTTATGGTGAGTCATTTGAGGATGAATTCACGATGAACCTATTCAACTTTAATGGTGCACTTTCCATGGCCAACGCGGGACCAAATACAAACGGCAGCCAATTTTTTATTGTACAAGCTTCACCACAAGCAGGTATGGCTGAACAGCTTATTAAAGGTGGGTGGCCTGAGGAAGTAGCGAAGGCTTATGAAGAAAAAGGTGGAACACCAAATTTAGATCAAAAGCATACAGTCTTCGGGCAAGTTATTGAGGGCATGGATGTAGTAAATGAAATAGCTAAAGTGGAAACTGGTGAAAATGATAAGCCGGTAGAGGATATCCTTATTCAGTCCATAGAGGTTATTCAAAAATAA
- a CDS encoding general stress protein → MKNNVIGVYESEQQVKEVVEGLKEKGYTTEEISVIARNSNRDSEVTQEVKPSTKDGAIAGAVTGGAIGLAGVLVGLSTVLIPGFGAVLAAGPIMTTIGGAVVGANSSAGGLKHALMEIGVTDDEAERYSSDVENGKILVLIHPKE, encoded by the coding sequence ATGAAAAATAATGTTATTGGAGTATATGAAAGTGAGCAGCAAGTGAAAGAAGTAGTTGAAGGTTTAAAAGAGAAAGGATATACTACTGAGGAAATTTCAGTTATTGCTAGAAATTCAAACAGGGATTCTGAAGTGACACAAGAAGTAAAACCTTCTACTAAGGATGGAGCTATTGCAGGTGCTGTAACAGGAGGTGCCATTGGTTTAGCTGGCGTACTAGTAGGGCTATCGACTGTATTGATACCTGGGTTCGGTGCTGTGTTGGCTGCAGGGCCAATTATGACAACTATAGGAGGAGCAGTAGTTGGAGCTAACTCTTCTGCTGGCGGATTAAAGCATGCACTCATGGAAATTGGAGTGACAGATGATGAAGCGGAACGCTACTCTTCTGATGTAGAAAACGGCAAAATACTGGTACTCATTCATCCAAAAGAGTGA
- a CDS encoding MalY/PatB family protein translates to MSDFSTIFNRRNTFSAKWDMLKQVYAIEDDTDVLPMWVADMDFGLAPVIQEAIHKRLEHPVFGYSIAPEAVKDALSTWVSTKHQLEIQNEWILLRHGVIPGMAEAVDAFSQKGDKILVHTPIYPPFKGIPNNLEREVVTCRLIENGNSFEIDWTAFKECLKQDIKIFILCNPHNPGGKVWGREDLTKMAALCKQHDVLILSDEIHSDLVFKPNKHIPLLVAAEETDNIITFFAPTKTFNLAGIQGAATIVPNEKLRKVLENGATRRGEMGLNVFSLTAMQAAYEHGEQWLEGLLEVVEGNMKYVVEHLSAIEGVKVSMPEGTYLMWIDYRGTGLNEKDMMDLLLTKGRLALEPGTKYGEGGDGFLRMNVACPRATVEDGVARFKLALSK, encoded by the coding sequence TTGTCAGATTTTTCAACTATTTTCAATCGTCGTAACACTTTTTCCGCAAAATGGGATATGTTAAAACAGGTTTATGCAATTGAGGATGACACAGATGTACTCCCAATGTGGGTAGCAGACATGGATTTCGGCCTTGCGCCAGTTATACAGGAAGCTATACATAAGCGTTTGGAACATCCAGTTTTTGGTTACTCTATTGCGCCAGAAGCAGTAAAAGATGCATTATCTACCTGGGTATCTACTAAACACCAACTAGAAATACAGAATGAATGGATTCTTCTTCGTCATGGTGTAATACCTGGAATGGCGGAGGCAGTTGATGCTTTTTCCCAAAAAGGAGATAAAATACTTGTCCATACACCAATCTATCCACCCTTTAAAGGAATACCAAATAATTTAGAGCGAGAAGTCGTTACCTGTCGCCTTATAGAAAATGGTAATTCTTTCGAAATAGATTGGACAGCCTTTAAGGAATGCTTAAAGCAAGATATCAAGATATTCATCCTTTGTAATCCTCATAATCCTGGTGGGAAGGTTTGGGGTAGAGAGGATTTAACTAAAATGGCAGCCTTGTGCAAGCAGCATGATGTATTGATCCTTTCAGATGAAATACATTCAGACCTTGTTTTTAAGCCAAATAAGCATATACCTCTTCTCGTGGCAGCTGAGGAAACAGATAATATTATCACTTTCTTTGCTCCAACTAAAACGTTCAACCTTGCTGGTATTCAAGGTGCAGCAACAATTGTACCAAATGAAAAATTACGAAAAGTTTTAGAGAATGGTGCAACTAGACGTGGTGAGATGGGATTGAACGTGTTCTCACTTACAGCTATGCAGGCTGCGTACGAGCACGGAGAACAATGGCTAGAAGGTCTTTTAGAAGTTGTAGAAGGCAACATGAAATACGTAGTGGAACATTTATCTGCAATTGAAGGTGTGAAGGTTTCTATGCCTGAGGGCACCTATTTAATGTGGATTGATTATCGAGGAACTGGGTTGAACGAGAAAGATATGATGGACCTTTTATTAACGAAAGGGAGACTCGCTTTAGAGCCTGGCACGAAGTATGGAGAAGGCGGAGATGGCTTCCTTCGTATGAACGTGGCGTGTCCACGAGCAACAGTCGAAGACGGAGTGGCTAGATTCAAACTAGCATTATCGAAATAA
- a CDS encoding DUF1871 family protein produces the protein MDTIQMNRKAVWILQEWDPFQFGIDAYETEIADVVTALHDIDHPSELARKIQEIYEHSFEQWIPLEKCVEISYKLIAIKYEMKCII, from the coding sequence ATGGATACAATACAGATGAATAGAAAAGCAGTTTGGATACTACAGGAATGGGATCCTTTCCAATTTGGTATCGATGCATACGAAACGGAGATTGCTGATGTAGTTACTGCTCTTCACGATATCGATCACCCATCCGAGCTTGCTAGAAAAATACAAGAAATCTATGAACACTCCTTTGAACAGTGGATTCCACTTGAAAAGTGTGTCGAAATTTCTTATAAGCTTATTGCAATAAAATATGAAATGAAATGCATTATTTAA
- a CDS encoding helix-turn-helix transcriptional regulator — MKKELHEQLRQLREERNISLETLSLKTRIGAGKLEAYESGSEVPSTQTILKLSNALEVPASNLMDGLQEV, encoded by the coding sequence ATGAAAAAAGAATTACATGAGCAATTGCGACAACTAAGAGAAGAACGCAATATTTCTTTAGAAACACTTTCCTTAAAAACAAGAATAGGCGCTGGAAAATTGGAAGCGTACGAATCAGGTAGTGAAGTCCCATCAACACAAACTATATTAAAGCTATCTAATGCTTTAGAAGTTCCTGCCTCCAATTTGATGGATGGCCTTCAAGAAGTATAA
- a CDS encoding sodium-dependent transporter, whose product MKARDHFGSKIGFILAAAGSAIGLGAIWKFPYMAGTNGGGVFVLLFILCTLLIGLPILLAEFIIGRKGQADAVTGFKKLAPNKPWFLIGWSGFFFSFIILSFYSVVGGWILSYIIRSITLSLNGSTDNFYENLFNTVISNPWEVLIGQGAFIFLTIWIVQGGIKGGIEKASKWMMPLLLIFFVVLAIRSLTLDGAIEGVKFLLIPDWSYFTWETALLALGQAFFSLSVGVSGMITYASYLPKETKLGSSALSVSVLNIGISIMAGLVIFPAVFALGFSPDAGPGLVFIILPAVFEQIIFGQFFLIIFFILLLFATLTSSISMLEIVVSIGIKSKYDRRKRAAWIFGFLIFLVGIPSALSFGVLQDIKILDLSIFDFADFFTSSVGLPLGALFISIFAGYHFTKADISNELDSKGFLLNAWRIIVRYAAPIAILIVFVQGVWNVLK is encoded by the coding sequence ATGAAAGCTCGAGATCATTTCGGGTCAAAAATTGGATTCATATTGGCTGCGGCCGGAAGTGCTATTGGGTTAGGGGCGATATGGAAGTTCCCTTATATGGCAGGAACTAATGGCGGAGGCGTCTTCGTTTTACTTTTTATCCTATGTACACTTCTTATTGGGCTACCTATTTTATTAGCAGAATTTATCATTGGAAGAAAAGGACAGGCAGATGCAGTAACCGGCTTTAAAAAACTGGCTCCTAACAAGCCTTGGTTTTTAATTGGCTGGTCTGGCTTCTTCTTTTCGTTTATCATACTCTCGTTTTACAGTGTAGTCGGCGGTTGGATTTTATCTTACATAATCCGTTCTATTACACTTAGCCTAAACGGAAGCACAGATAATTTTTATGAGAACTTATTTAATACAGTTATCTCAAATCCATGGGAAGTATTAATTGGCCAGGGAGCTTTTATCTTTTTAACTATCTGGATCGTTCAAGGTGGGATTAAAGGTGGAATCGAAAAAGCTAGTAAGTGGATGATGCCCTTATTACTCATTTTCTTTGTCGTACTAGCTATACGTTCGTTAACTCTGGATGGAGCGATAGAAGGTGTTAAGTTTTTACTGATTCCCGATTGGTCTTACTTTACTTGGGAAACAGCACTGCTCGCACTGGGACAGGCATTCTTTTCATTAAGCGTCGGTGTTTCTGGAATGATTACTTACGCATCTTACCTTCCGAAGGAAACGAAGCTAGGCAGTTCTGCTTTAAGTGTTTCCGTGCTGAATATTGGTATTTCGATTATGGCCGGTCTAGTTATTTTCCCTGCAGTGTTTGCATTAGGATTCTCTCCAGATGCAGGACCAGGATTAGTTTTCATCATTTTACCTGCAGTATTCGAACAAATTATTTTTGGACAGTTTTTCTTAATCATATTCTTTATACTATTACTTTTTGCTACTCTAACATCATCCATCAGCATGTTAGAAATCGTTGTTTCCATCGGCATCAAGTCAAAATACGATCGAAGAAAACGAGCTGCTTGGATTTTTGGTTTCTTAATTTTCCTAGTTGGAATTCCTAGTGCGCTTTCCTTTGGTGTGCTACAGGATATCAAAATCTTAGACTTATCTATATTTGATTTTGCGGACTTCTTTACTAGTAGCGTTGGTTTACCTTTAGGAGCACTTTTCATCTCCATTTTTGCCGGTTACCACTTTACCAAAGCAGATATTTCGAATGAACTTGACTCCAAAGGCTTTTTATTAAATGCATGGAGAATCATTGTAAGATATGCAGCTCCAATTGCCATCTTAATCGTATTTGTACAAGGCGTTTGGAATGTTTTAAAATAG
- a CDS encoding RNA polymerase sigma factor, translated as MVENDLIERAQQGDQLAYGELIRLHHRTVEKFAFQCGVRVQDIPDVTQEVFVKLYRFLHQFQKERFTTWLYKITLNATRDYYRKETKEVQKEAKLQGSSHESYIMKSAEEKVLIFEEDRELHEAIQHLDEKYRHPIILFYFHDMSYGQIAEVLNVPMSTVKIRMMRGKGHLKNALQISGGENHGR; from the coding sequence ATGGTTGAGAACGATTTGATCGAACGTGCACAGCAGGGCGATCAACTAGCATATGGGGAGCTCATTCGCTTACATCACCGAACCGTAGAAAAATTTGCTTTTCAATGTGGCGTGCGAGTGCAAGACATCCCTGATGTCACACAGGAAGTGTTTGTAAAGCTTTACCGTTTCCTACACCAATTCCAAAAAGAACGATTTACGACTTGGTTATATAAAATTACATTAAATGCAACGAGAGACTATTATCGTAAGGAAACAAAGGAAGTACAAAAAGAAGCAAAGCTACAAGGCAGTTCACATGAAAGTTACATAATGAAGTCAGCAGAGGAAAAGGTCTTAATATTTGAAGAAGACCGAGAGCTTCATGAAGCGATACAGCATTTAGATGAAAAATACCGACATCCTATTATCTTATTCTATTTCCATGATATGTCTTATGGACAAATAGCAGAAGTACTTAATGTCCCCATGTCTACTGTTAAGATTCGGATGATGAGAGGAAAGGGTCACTTAAAAAATGCTCTACAAATAAGTGGAGGTGAAAACCATGGACGATAA
- the yugI gene encoding S1 domain-containing post-transcriptional regulator GSP13, producing MTKTFKVGDVVTGKVTGIQPYGAFVSLDEQTQGLVHISEITYGYVKEVGEFLTVGQEVEVKILDIDGEAGKISLSIRELQEKPTTPKRDDKPRKSLQARVDEHDEEGFNTLKEKLAGWIQQSIR from the coding sequence ATGACAAAAACATTTAAGGTAGGAGATGTGGTTACTGGTAAAGTGACAGGTATTCAACCATACGGTGCGTTCGTAAGTCTAGATGAACAAACACAAGGTCTAGTACACATATCAGAGATAACATATGGCTATGTTAAGGAAGTAGGAGAATTCTTGACGGTAGGGCAAGAAGTAGAGGTCAAAATTTTAGACATAGATGGGGAAGCAGGTAAAATTAGTCTTTCCATCCGAGAGCTTCAAGAAAAGCCTACTACTCCAAAACGAGATGACAAGCCACGTAAAAGCCTACAGGCACGTGTAGATGAGCATGATGAAGAAGGCTTTAATACACTGAAGGAAAAATTAGCAGGATGGATTCAACAATCCATTCGATAA